The Rhinolophus sinicus isolate RSC01 linkage group LG13, ASM3656204v1, whole genome shotgun sequence sequence TATGAGGAAGACTGGGCTGGACGAGTTGACCTGTTTGACCTCAATAATCAGGAATCTATCGCTACAAGttgcctcccctctcccctgcagCTGTCAGGCACCTGAAGGTTCATGCTGGGATCCTGCATGACCAAGACAGCCAGGGTGGGGATGTAAATGCCGGCGTAGCTCTCTCCTGTCAGGAAAAGCTCATTGTTCTTGTACTCCGGGAAGAGGCGGAAGAAATCTTGAAGGGCCTCATAATTACTCTGGGCGACCTGGAGATGGCAGGGTGGGGGGAATCAGGAAGCTTTGGTATCTGAGCTGGGAAGAATTTCAGGGCTAATGACACCAACCCACCCTATTTGTGCAAGAGGAAGTGACTTGTAGTGACAAGACCACACCATATAGCATGTGACAGAGCCAGAAATGGACTCCAAGGCCATGCTCTTTCCCTGTATCATGCCACCTTTAAAGAACCAGGGGGGCTGGGGCACGTGGGCAGGCACTGGACTCACCTCGGTGTCATTGGTTGCGTAAGACCTGTCATTGGAGTAGGAAAAGCCCACCCCAGCTGGGGACTCCAGGTACAACATGTTGGCAATCTGGGGGGGACGAGGAAACAAGCTGAAGAGGGCTCCCCATCCCATCCAAGTGCCCAGTCATACCCGCAGGACCCACAGCACCGGCTATACCAGGTTCCAAGAATAGGGGTTGTACTCCAGGGTGACACCATCTGGCTGGAtctgaggagggaagagagagccGACTGGGTGGTGGGAATGGGCCACCCTGTCAAGCCAATGgcacagatacagaaactgaggctcaggaaaagGACACTTTTTTTGTTTAGAAATCACAAAGGGgctcttgagccttgcctttgctcaggcccgctccaaactctttggagtgcactttctcttctaataatggcccttgagccacttTCCGCTTGGGCccgcttctatttctttgaagtgtactttttcttctaataaactgctttttcactactttaaaaaaataaaatataaaaaaatcacaaaggccttctctccctcttccctggccttttcctttgggaaatgtcccctccctcttcctttcctgggtTATGGAGGAGAGCCGCTTTCCACTCACCAGGAAGGGCCCGTGCTCGGTGAGGAAGCCATCTAGGGAGCTGCAGCCCGGCCCTCCGTTGAGCCAAAGCACCACAGGGCTGGTCTTGGGATCCTTCTGGGACTCCACAAACCTGGGAGGGGAGTGAGGCCCGGGTGGGCGCAGGTGGAGGCGCCCCTTccagccctccctgctcccaggcTCCCTCAGGGGGCTTCAGGacgccccaccccccagccctctcccctgGTGGGCATCGCAGTGTCCCTTCCCACCCGCcatgggaggcagggagggctgcGGACCAGTAGTGGAGGTGCTTCGAGCCGGAGCCTTTGAGGTAGCCAGAGTATTGGCGGAAAGACGGCTGTTTGGCCAGCCCGGGCAGACACTGGATTTCGTCCTGGTCGGGGGCTGCCTCGCCTCGAGGCCCCcagaagagcagcagcagcagaaagaaCCGCGGCGACAAAGCTGCTAGGACCATCTGCGGACAAAGCGGGTGCCGGCTGTTTACTGGTTCCTGGCTGCTCAGCGACTGCATGCAGCTGTCCCTGGGGAGGAGCTGGCGACGCATCGCCGAGGAAGCCTCGGCCCGGGCCTCAACTCCCACCGCCGAGCCTCTTCCGCTCGCCCCTCGGGCGGTCAGGGGCTCCGGGAtcccttccagcctccagagtcCCCTCACCTCTGCTTCCCCGCGTCCTTGCTTCCCAGGAAGTGTCTGGCGACTGGGTCATGTGTAGGCCGAGTCACGTGTACTCCCACATCACGTGACAGACTTCCTCCAGCTGCACTCGGGTCTGCGCACCCGGGGGATGGAGGGGGCGGTGGCTGCAGCTGTCGGCGCCGGGGGAGGGTCCACGGGCCTCGCAGGTCATATCCTGGGCTCCCCCGATCAGATGACCCAGGTGTGGATGGCCAGGATACCCCCAGACCCCGAGGACGTCCTGTTCTAGGCAGGATGGCGAAGCAAGCGGCACTAGGACCCCCGGGCAGAGCCTTGGGCAAGGGAGTCCAGGGGGAAATACCTTACATGGTGCCCCCGCGGTCACCTTCTGAGCCTGCAGCCCAAAATAGTCCCCGGAGTTGCGGGCCTGACTCGGGGCGGGGAAATGGCTGCTGTCTTCGACCCTGTGGAACTGGGTGCACCCTGGGGACCCGCGCGCCCCGAGCCCCCTCCCACCCGCTTCCACCGGGTGCACGGTGCCAACATCCGCGTGGACCCTTCCGGGACACGGGCCACACGCGTGGAGAGCTTCGCCCACGGCGTGTGCTTCAGTCGCGAGCCACTGGCTCCAGGCCAGGTATTCCTGGTTGAGATCGAGGAGAAAGAGTTAGGCTGGTGCGGCCACCTACGCCTCGGCCTGACTGCGTTAGACCCCGCCAGTCTGGCCGCCGTGCCCGAGTTTTCGCTGCCCGACCTGGTCAGCCTCGGCCACACCTGGGTCTTCGCTATCACGCGCCATCACAACCGCGTGCCCCGCGAGGGCGGCCCAGAGGCGGAGGCAGTGGCCCCCAGCCGACCCCCAGCCCTCCTGGTGGAACCGTATCTGTGCATTGAGCAGTTTCGCATTCCCCGCGACCGCCTGGTGGGCCGCAGTCGGCCGGGGCTCTACAGTCACCTGTTGGACCAGCTCTATGAGCTGAATGTGCTGCCTCCGACCGCGCGCCGTAGCCGCCTGGGCGTTCTCTTTTGCCCACGCCCGGACGGTACGGCCGACATGCACATCATCATCAACGGCGAGGACATGGGCCCCAGCGCCCGGGGGCTGCCAGCCGCCCAGCCCCTCTACGCAGTGGTGGACGTGTTTGCCTCCACCAAGAGCGTGCGCTTGGTCCAGCTTGAGTATGGCTGTAGGTATCCCACCCCCTGGGCAGCGACCCCTCCTGGCCCACTGTGGGGACAGGAACTTGCTAGGCTCCCAAGCCGGGTAGCATGGCCTTGGGCTGCCCAGCGTTAATTTACAAGTTGGGGAATCTGACttcaaattctgcctctgcttgtgatcttggacaagtcattcCCTGGCTCTgcgcctcagtttacccatctgtgAGTTTACCCTGGCTGTGATTGATTAGGATGCCCTCCAAGTTGCCTTCTGGTTTTGACAGTATTTTCTGTATTAACCTAAGGCAGGGATTCTAAGCTGCTTTGAGACCCTGGGCCTCTCTGAGAATTGTGTGCTTTTAGTAGGTACCTGCTCATAGATTTGGGCATACCAATTTAAAGGTATCACAGACCCAAACTGAGTTTCTTAATCTTGACACCTGATTCATTATCGCTCTAGTAAGCCCTTTATTTAGACCTCTGATCACATTTTATGAATTCAGTGAGCTAGAACCCACCCTGTGCCAGGCCTACACTGGAGGCTCAAGTTGCATAGCTAAATCAGACACTATTCCTGCCCCCAGAAGCTGCTAAGGGAGGGGCAAGGGAGTGCTGGGTGTTATAGAAAAAGGGCTGCAGCATTGGAAAAGTGTTGTGAACGAGATGCTTATCTCCACCACATGAACAGCCCCATGAAGCAgaggaggcccagagagcagaagGGAATGGCCCGAGTTAACAACAAAGGGGGGGACCCAGACCTAGATCTTCTGGGTCTCAGCCTCAGACCCACCCTCAGTTCAGTTTGCCTTTGACAGCCTTCTTTCCACAGTGCCGTCCCTGCAGACTCTGTGTCGCCTCGTGATCCAGAGAAGTGTGGTGCACCGGTTGGCCATTGATGGGCTCCACCTGCCCAAAGGACTCAAGGATTTCTGCAAGTATGAGTGAAGGCCTGCAGCCACCCTGGAGCAGGGCCCAGGAGCATGTCCTGGCCCCGGAGCTGTGgctggtctgaagctggccatgtGCTGACAGCCAGGACCAGAAATAAAGACAGCTGGTGCTAATCATTGGAGGGTGTCCTTGCCCCTGAAGCCGGTGAGGAGCACTTTTAGAATCCCTGTGGGTCAGCAGGTCAGAGCAAGAGAGAACAGTTTAGACATCACCTAGACCAGTGGCTCTTAGCCTGGCTTCTCGTCAGTTATCTGGGATATGTAAGAGTGCTGATGCTCCAGACTCCATTTTCAGAGACTCTCACGAGATTTGTCAGAGGATTAGGCCTAGACattgttttttttgtaaaagcTCCCTGGAgattctaatgtacagccaggGTTGAGAAGCATTTCCCTGGAACAGAGGTCTCACCTTTGGCACATATTATAATCACTTGAGGAACTTTGAAAAATACTGATAACTGGGTCTGACACCgggattctgatttaattggtctgagaTGAGGCTGGGCATCAAGATTTCTAAAAGCTCCCAGGAGAATCTAATGTGCAGCCCAGTGTGAGAACCAGTGCCCTAGACCAACTATTTCATTTTGCAGTTGGGAAAGCGAAGCAGAGATGGGAATGTATTTGTCTGGGTCCACAGCAAATGAATGGATGCAGAGTATTCCTTCTCTCCTATTACAGGGCACAAAGCCCTGGACTCCATTATTTGTATCTCTGGTCATTTGCTTCCATACAAatgatctcacttaatcctcaccacTTCTGCTGGGGCAGCGGGCAGtgattatccccactttacagatgaggaggtcAAGGAACAAAACTGTCCAAGGTAAAGGCCAGAACCTAGAATGCCCTGGTCCAGCACTCTTTTAACCCCATCCCATTGTCATGTAGAGAAGTTCTAGAATGCACAGGTCAGTGCTGTGAGGTGGGTCCCAGGTGTAACAGGGAGGGACTATGAGGTGACATTCTAGAAGGGTGACTAGGGCACAACAGGAGGCAGATGACTGTTCCCTTACAAACGGGCCTTGGGGCAGCCATGTCTTATCTCATGTCTCCACAAACTCATCCAGGCCTTCTGCCTTCCAGCCAAGGTGAGAGAGGGGCTCCTGGAACTGGAGTGGGTCCCACAACTTCTCCTGAGTATTTGCTTCTTGACTCCGGGGAGGTAGAGATTCTGCTGGGCTTTTGGGACTGGCCCTGGAGTCATTTCTCTTCAAAGAAAAGCCATTCCCCAAATGCTTGCCAATAACTACCCACTcgctcacttattcattcaacaaacacttgtcTATCACTCACTCAGTGTTGGGGATCAGGGGTGTGGGTATGAGTCAAACCTAGTTCCCAACCACTAGACATTCCTCTTGGGCTGCTCTTAATTGATCCTGTTCCCAGAGCTCTGCTGCTATGCCCTGCCCCTCAGGGCCTCCTCCTCAGAGACCAAGAATAACATTCCATCTCATTCCTGTCTCTGCAGGTGGGGCTGCTTCTCCAGGCTCGTCTCTTGGCCTCTATAGCCCTGTAGAGCCAGTGGTGGTGGCCTCTGGTGGACTAGGCCCACTGAGCCAGAAGGCTGAGCAGGTGGCACCTGTtgcccaggcctggggcccaGCGCTGGCAGTGCCGGAAGCCAGGGGCTGCCCTGGGGGGGCTAGCTGGGAGACACTGCGGCAGAAGGAGTACGGCCGATACTGCCACAAATTCCCTCCCATGAGGCAGCCAGAGAGCTTGGGCTGGGAAGATGGCTGCTCCAGAAGCAGAGCTGCCCACCTGGGTGGCCCCCGCAGGCCTGCACCCCTGCTGCTATGTGGGCTGTCAGCAGGGGTTCTGTCAGTGCCCCCTGAGGCCCGGGGGAAGGAGGCCAGCCCCCAGCCTGACCCCTGCATCCTGACTCTGGCCATGATGATTGCTGGCATCCCCACCGTGCCTGTCCCAGGCCTGCGGGAAGAGGACCTGATCCGGGCAGCTCAAGCTTTCATGATGGCCCATCCGGAGCCAGAGGGGGCTATGGAGGGCGCACAGTGGGAGCAGGCGCATGCCCACACAGCCTCTGGGCAGATGCCCCTAGTGAGATCCAGGAGGGGCCAGCCTCCCGGCTCCTGCTTGTAGCTGGATGAAATAGCACCAGACACATAGGGTGGCTTCTCCGTATGGTTTTTGGGCAGACAGGTGGGGGTGCCTATGGCAAGGATGGGAATTAGGGT is a genomic window containing:
- the SPATA25 gene encoding spermatogenesis-associated protein 25 codes for the protein MTVPLQTGLGAAMSYLMSPQTHPGLLPSSQGGAASPGSSLGLYSPVEPVVVASGGLGPLSQKAEQVAPVAQAWGPALAVPEARGCPGGASWETLRQKEYGRYCHKFPPMRQPESLGWEDGCSRSRAAHLGGPRRPAPLLLCGLSAGVLSVPPEARGKEASPQPDPCILTLAMMIAGIPTVPVPGLREEDLIRAAQAFMMAHPEPEGAMEGAQWEQAHAHTASGQMPLVRSRRGQPPGSCL
- the NEURL2 gene encoding neuralized-like protein 2 isoform X2 → MAAVFDPVELGAPWGPARPEPPPTRFHRVHGANIRVDPSGTRATRVESFAHGVCFSREPLAPGQVFLVEIEEKELGWCGHLRLGLTALDPASLAAVPEFSLPDLVSLGHTWVFAITRHHNRVPREGGPEAEAVAPSRPPALLVEPYLCIEQFRIPRDRLVGRSRPGLYSHLLDQLYELNVLPPTARRSRLGVLFCPRPDGTADMHIIINGEDMGPSARGLPAAQPLYAVVDVFASTKSVRLVQLEYGSFFPQCRPCRLCVAS
- the NEURL2 gene encoding neuralized-like protein 2 isoform X1 — protein: MAAVFDPVELGAPWGPARPEPPPTRFHRVHGANIRVDPSGTRATRVESFAHGVCFSREPLAPGQVFLVEIEEKELGWCGHLRLGLTALDPASLAAVPEFSLPDLVSLGHTWVFAITRHHNRVPREGGPEAEAVAPSRPPALLVEPYLCIEQFRIPRDRLVGRSRPGLYSHLLDQLYELNVLPPTARRSRLGVLFCPRPDGTADMHIIINGEDMGPSARGLPAAQPLYAVVDVFASTKSVRLVQLEYGLPSLQTLCRLVIQRSVVHRLAIDGLHLPKGLKDFCKYE